The segment GAGCAGGTTGTGGTATCGGGCTATGGCGCGACGCTGGTCGCCACGAACCCTGACGAGCAGGCCATCATGATGACTGGCGCGAACTCGACGCTGGTTGGCGTGACGCTGACGGGCATCGGCACGCAGCGGCTCGAGTCGGCCACGTCGACCAAGGTCGCCGTGGACGGACAGGGCATCCAGGTGCTCGATGTCAACATCAATGGCGGTGCGAGTGTCGGCATCTTTGTCTCGCGCGGCAGCAGCATTGCGCTGGTCGGCAACAAGGTCCATGGCACGCTGGCCGACGGCATCCACATCACAGGCGGTTCACGCGACGTGCTCGTGCAGGACAACGCGGTCACCGCCACCGGCGACGACATGGTGGGGATCGTCAGCTACCAGCGGGACGGTGTGCTCAGCCAGAACATCTACGTATCGGGAAATTATCTGGCAGGCAACGCGTGGGGCAGGGGCGTTGCTATCGTCGGCGGTGCCGACGTGACGGTCGCCGGCAACCGGATCGAAGGTGTGCAGAAGGCTGCGGCGGTGCTGGTGGCGCAGGAGGATGGCTACCGTACGGCCAGCGTGACCAATGTCCTGGTCGCGAACAATATCATCTCCGACGACCAGAACGCGACACAACCTGGGAACGACCGTCCCGCCGCAGGCCATGCAGCTATCGACATCAACACGGGCAGCGGAGCAGTGACGCAGGTACTGGTGACGGGAAACCAGGTAACGCGCGCGAGGTTCGACGGATTCCGGGCCATGAACAATGTTTGCGGCGTCCGCGTCTCAGGCAACCGCTTTGCTGCGATCGGTGGCCTCGCCCTGTCGCTGCAGTACCGAAACTGTACGGCGACGCAGTTTATCTGCGACGCCAATACGCTCGATGGTGTGAGCCTCGCAGCCCCACCAGGATGTTCCAGCGCGGGCACCATCCCGATTTCCGGCGCGGACGCGGGCCGCCTGCCGCCGGTGCGTACCTCCCTGCGCCAAGGCCTGCAGGCCTCGATGCCAGCGTGCCAGGCACGCTCGGGTTGAGGGAAGCCCACGCACAGCGCTTCGCCCCCGGTTGGCGCAATCTGCGCAAGATGGTCACCTGACCCGCGGCGTTTCCGCCAACAGTTGCAGCAAGTATCTGCCGTAGTGGCTTTTTACGAGCGGGGAGGCGAGCCGACTCAACTGCTCTGCATCGATCCAGCGATGACGGTACGCGATTTCTTCCGGGCATGCCACCATCAGCCCCTGGCGCTTCTGCAACGTGGAGACCAGCAGCGCCGCCTCGATGAGCGAATCATGCGTGCCGGTGTCGAGCCAGGCATAGCCGCGGCCCATGATGTCGACGCTTAGCTTGCCCGCTGCGAGGTAGCGCGAATTGATGTCGGTAATCTCCAGTTCGCCGCGGGCAGATGGCCGGATATCTGCCGCAATGTCGCACACCTCATGGTCGTAAAAGTACAGACCGGTCACCGCATAGCTGGACCGTGGCGAAGCGGGCTTTTCCTCGATCGACAATGCGCGGAAGTCTTCATCGAATTCGACCACGCCATACCGCTCGGGATCGTGGACGTGATAGGCAAATACCGTGGCGCCTTCCTCGCGTCGGCTCGTCCGGGTCAGTTGTCTGGCGAGATCGTGCCCATAGAAAATGTTGTCGCCGAGGATCAGCGCCGATGGATCCCGGCCGACAAACTCACGTCCGATGATAAATGCCTGCGCCAGCCCATCGGGCGAAGGCTGTTCCGCGTACCGGATGTCGAGACCCCACTGGCTGCCATCACCGAGCATGCCGGCAAAGCGAGGGGTGTCCTGCGGGGTGGAAATGACCAGCACGTCGCGAATGCCGGCAGTCATCAACGTTGACAGCGGGTAGTAGATCATCGGCTTGTCGTAGACCGGCAGCAGTTGCTTGGAAACGCTCTGCGTGACCGGATACAGTCGGGTGCCGGATCCACCGGCCAGAATGATGCCTTTTCGGGTCATGCCTGAATCTCCGTCGTGGATGGTCTTTCCTGTATCTTCAGGATCGATGCGCTGGAAGCTGTTTCGCGGCGATAGCAGACCGCGAAGGCCGCGGCTCCGAACGCTTCAGTCAGGATGACGGAAATCACCGTCCCTTCGGCGCCCAGGTACCACACAAGCGGGACCACATAAACGAGATGGAGCAACGTCGCCGCCGCGTAGATGTTCTGCACGAGGCGGTGGCGCCCCAACGCGAGCAGGCCAAGGTTGCCGAAAACAAAGGCAATGCTGGTAACCGGCAGCAGCACGCCCTCCAGCCGCAGCAAGAAGATCGCGGCGTGGAACGGTTCGCCCAGCCACATCCGGATGCCAAGATCCGCGAACAGCTCGATCGCGATGAACATCGCCACCGAGCTGCCGAACACCGCCAGCATGGCCTTGCGCATCAGCGCCTGCGCTGCGGCAGCATCCGTGGCGTTGTACTGGCTGATACGCGGGAAGAACGCGGTGCCGATGACGGTAAAGACAGTCTGGCCCGCAATGCGGATCTTGTCCGCCATGGAGAATTGCCCGACCGCGACCGGGCCGTGGAAATAATTGAGCAGGATCGCGTTGAAGTTCACGTAGAAGCTGACCAGCACAAGGGAAAGGAACACTGGATACCCCTCGCGCAAGGACGCCACGATCGCGCGCATTGGCACGGCGACCAGCGTGGCAATGCGCTGCCGGTGCACCTCCCATAGCGCTGCGGCGGCCAGGATGGCAGTGCCGATGCTGATCCCCAGCGCCGCCAGCGCTGCATCGCCGGGCCCCCGAACCCACGCGATGACGCATGAAAGACTGACCGCCTTGGAGATGAAATTTGGCAGCACGAGCGACTTCATGCGCTCCTGCCCCTGGTACAGCCAGAACGGAGTGATCGCGTTGGCGACGACGCCTACGAACGCCGCGGCCAGGATCTCCCAGTGCTCCCTCAAGCTTGGCACCATGCCCACCGCGCCCAGCATGAGCAGCGCCGACACAAGGGTCAACAGCAGTTTGGCGCCCATGGTGGCTGAGTACACCTCGGCTACCGCTTGCGGATCGTCGCGTTGCAGGGACACCAGGCGGGTCGCCGTGAGATTGTGGCCATAGTCGGTCAGCAGAATCAGGTATTGCGCCAGCGCCTGGCAGTAGGCCAGGACGCCAAACTCCTTGACGCCAAGCACTCGGCCCAGAAACGGTAAGAGCAGTAGCGGGAACAGGTAGTTGCCTGCCTGGATGAGGAGAAGGTAGGCAGCGGTCGCACGGATCGATGGGGGCATGGGCTTGTTGATATATGGAGACGTCATGGTGGGCCCGGTAGCGGGGCGCTGCGCCTGGCATGGTGCGGGGGCACCTTGTGCGAGATCCGGTGTCGGGCCGGCTGACCGAAGCATTGGAAGACCAGCCAAAGCAGCGCGAGCGGCACGAAGTTCCGCCCGCTGAACAGGTTCGGCACGCGCAGCATCTCCATCAGCGACACCAGCAGCACGGCATGGGCGCAACACCAGAAGCCATCGCCCGCCCTCCAGCCGGCGTAGCTGCGTGCCAGCATCCAGCCCATGAGCGCTGCCAGCAGCAGTGCGAACCATCCCCACTCGTAGAAGTGCACGAAGATACCGGACGGATTGTTGAACTCGGGATCGCCAAAGTTATTCAGAAACAGCCCGTAGCCGTTGCCGCCACCCACTAGCGGCCGGAAAAACTCCCCGAGTACGGGAAATCTGATGAGCCAGTCGAACGTAAAGGTTGGCTCGCCGGTTCCCCAGCCCATGATCGTCAGCAGGCCAGCGCCGTTGTTCAGCGCGGTCGAGTAATACATCGCCAGCCGCTCAAGGGCGAAGTCGAGGATGTTGTCGTAGATGTTGACGTAGTAGGTTTGCCAGGAGCGGCTGTATTCGTTCGCGATGAAGAAGCCGATCATCGGCACGATCGCGGCGAAGGGTCCTAGCGCGAGCAGCACCGAGTGCCTCGGGAGGTTGCTGAAGCGGGCAGCCATCAGGGCCCAGGGAAGGAGTACCTCTACCAGCGCGAGCCGCTCGGCAAAAATGAAGCTGCGCAACAACGTCAGCACGCCCAGCACGACCATGTAGGCCTTGTAACGATTGAAGCCGCGCACAGGCGTGCGGAAGACATAGAAGTACAGCGGCACGTAAGCCACGGTGGCTTGCGTGAGCGTGCTGATGCCGGCAATGCGGCCCTTCAGTTCAAGGACGTCGTAGGTATTTGCTCCGCCGTTCAGGAAGGACAGGAGGATGGCAGGTTGGGCGATCACGCCGCCCATCATGACCAGGTAACCGGCCAGTGCGAGGCCGAACATGGCATCAAGGACTCGTACCGGAATTTCGGGGGGCTCGGCGCGGGCGGGCGGCACGAGGATACGTTCGGCGTATGCCGCGACGGTGAGTACACCGAGAAAGAGGGCCCCGGCAAGAGCATGGAAGCTGGTGAAGTAGACTCGCTCGATGGCCTTCTGTTCGCCAAGCAGGTCCAGTGCAATCAGCATGTATAGCGGCAGGATGAAGTACAGCAGTAGCCTGGCGGGGTCTTCCCACCAATAGCCTTCATGGTGATCGGGCGTGTTGGGCATCGTAGCGGCTCCGTCAGCGCGGCAGCGATTCGAGCGTGTCGGCGATCACCGGCACCGGCAACGCTGCCACGTCGCGCTGGATGTCAGCCGAATGGCCAATCCCTGCGAGCGGCGTGGTCGATGCCTGCGCCATCGCGCTGCGCACCATGGCGAGAAACTCCCGCCGGAAACGCTCGGGTGAGAACTGGAGCGCATTGCGCCGGCATGCGGCAGGGTTGAATGGTCCGCTCTCCTCGAATCGGCACACGGCGCGCACGATGTCTTCTACGGTCTGGCGCGGAAAGAAGACGCCGGTGCGGATATTACGGTCCAGGCTGTCAATGACCGTCTCGCGAGAACCGCCCCGTCCCAGGGCGATCAGCGGTGTCCCGCACGCCTGCGCTTCCAGGGCCACAATGCCGAAATCTTCTTCCGCTGCAAAGACAAAGGCACGGGCGCGTTGCATATGGTCGATCAGTACGTCCGTCGACTGATAGCCGAGCAGCTGGACGTTGGAGGGCGCCATGTCCCGGATGCGTGCGAGATCAGGACCGGCGCCGATGACAACCAGACGTTTGTCCGGCATGGCAGCAAAGGCTTCGACGATCAGCCCGACCTTCTTGTACGGCACCAGACGCGATGCGGTGAGGAAGAAATCCTCGCGGCGATCGCCCAGGCTGAACCGTTCAATATCGACTGGGGGGTAGATCACCGAGGCATCGCAGCCGTAGACCTTGCGGATGCGACGCGCGACGTAGGCGGAGTTGGCCACGAACAGGTCGACACCGTGTGCGGTCCGGTGGTCCCAGATCCGCATGTAATGCAGGATGGCGCGGGCCAGCCAGCTCTTGAGGCCACGGGTCAGGCGGGATTCTTCCAGGTATTGATGTTGCAGGTCCCACGCGTAGCGGATCGGTGAATGCACATAGCTGACATGCAGCTGGCCGGGGCCGGTGATCACGCCCTTGGCCACGGCATGGCTGGACGAGATCACCAGGTCGTATCCGGACAGGTCGAACTGCTCCACCGCCAGCGGCATCAAGGGCAGATAGGCGCGAAACGACTGCCGGGCGCGCGGCAGGTGCTGGATGAAGGACGTCCTGGCATGCTTGCCTTGCAGGACGGCCCGCTCTGCGTCCGGGAAAAAGTCAACCACGCTGAACAGGTCGGCATCAGGCCAGATCTTCAGAATCTGTTCGAGGACGCGTTCGGAGCCGGCGTAGGTAGTCAGCCACTCGTGTACCACCGCGACCCTGCCGAACTCGTCTGCGGTGCGCAATGGGGGAGGATTCATCGCCGTGGGAGCCATGGAGTGATCTCGCTAAGTAGCTTGGCGGCAGTGGTGCGCCATGAATTCCGTTCCACGTGGGCATAACCTTGCGCGCGCAATCTGTCTCGCAAGGTGCTGTCACGCATGACGTAAGTCAGCAGCTCGCCAAGTTCGCGAGCGCTGGTCGGGCGGAAATAGAGCGCGGCGTTGCCGCAGGCCTCGCGCACCGAAGGCAGATTGGACGCAAGGACCGGACAGCCAAGCGTCATGGCTTCCACGGGGGGCAAGCCATAGCCTTCATAGAGCGACGGGAAAACAAAGCAGGCAGCATGGCGGAACAATGCCTTGAGGTCGTCGTCATCAACATAGCCCACGCGTTTGACGAAATCTGGCGCTACCTGCTGCACCGACTGGAACACGGGCAACGTGGCCCCCACGATGACCACTTCGTATTCCGTCGTCTTGAGCAGCTCGATGGCCTCTACCACGAGCCTGAAGTTCTTGTGGTGGCTGGCACTACTGACAGCCAGGACGTAGGGCCGGCCCGATAGCTGGAACTTTCTGCGGACGTCCGGGGCTTGCGGCAGGCGCTGCATGTGATCACCGCTCATTGGCAGCACGCCGATCTTGCGGTCGGGAATGCGATAGGCCTGGGAGAGTTCGCGGCGTGAGAACTCCGACACAGTGAGCACACGCCGCGCGATGCGTCCGACCCACGGTGCCATGATGCGGTACCAGGCGCGGAACGCGCGTGTGTAGGCTTGCGGAATCCGTACTGGCGCGGCGTCATGCATGACTGTGACCTGGTTCGGAAACAGCAACGGCGCCGCGTTGCAAAGGTTCAGCAGCAGCGTGCCGCGGGCAGCGAGCGCCAGGCTGACCTGCTCCCAGTATTGGCCCGTGCCGCCATGGACCGTCCGGATCCGCAAGTGCGGGAACTGCTGTGGATCCACCTTGACGGATGCCGGCACCAGAATCTCGAACGACAGCCCGGCAGTAATAGGGTCGTGGTCCGCAACGAGTTGGTCGATGCCGCGTACGACTTCGTAGGCAAAGCGGTCGACGCCGGTCGCGCGCCTGCC is part of the Cupriavidus necator genome and harbors:
- a CDS encoding right-handed parallel beta-helix repeat-containing protein, whose translation is MLAGLVAGTVAVLTGSPRASVRAFAAVGATADVSVQPAPGGADQADSLQAALDNLQAGQRLVLAPGTYVVGHVLAVRGEQVVVSGYGATLVATNPDEQAIMMTGANSTLVGVTLTGIGTQRLESATSTKVAVDGQGIQVLDVNINGGASVGIFVSRGSSIALVGNKVHGTLADGIHITGGSRDVLVQDNAVTATGDDMVGIVSYQRDGVLSQNIYVSGNYLAGNAWGRGVAIVGGADVTVAGNRIEGVQKAAAVLVAQEDGYRTASVTNVLVANNIISDDQNATQPGNDRPAAGHAAIDINTGSGAVTQVLVTGNQVTRARFDGFRAMNNVCGVRVSGNRFAAIGGLALSLQYRNCTATQFICDANTLDGVSLAAPPGCSSAGTIPISGADAGRLPPVRTSLRQGLQASMPACQARSG
- the rfbA gene encoding glucose-1-phosphate thymidylyltransferase RfbA; translation: MTRKGIILAGGSGTRLYPVTQSVSKQLLPVYDKPMIYYPLSTLMTAGIRDVLVISTPQDTPRFAGMLGDGSQWGLDIRYAEQPSPDGLAQAFIIGREFVGRDPSALILGDNIFYGHDLARQLTRTSRREEGATVFAYHVHDPERYGVVEFDEDFRALSIEEKPASPRSSYAVTGLYFYDHEVCDIAADIRPSARGELEITDINSRYLAAGKLSVDIMGRGYAWLDTGTHDSLIEAALLVSTLQKRQGLMVACPEEIAYRHRWIDAEQLSRLASPLVKSHYGRYLLQLLAETPRVR
- a CDS encoding oligosaccharide flippase family protein, with product MPPSIRATAAYLLLIQAGNYLFPLLLLPFLGRVLGVKEFGVLAYCQALAQYLILLTDYGHNLTATRLVSLQRDDPQAVAEVYSATMGAKLLLTLVSALLMLGAVGMVPSLREHWEILAAAFVGVVANAITPFWLYQGQERMKSLVLPNFISKAVSLSCVIAWVRGPGDAALAALGISIGTAILAAAALWEVHRQRIATLVAVPMRAIVASLREGYPVFLSLVLVSFYVNFNAILLNYFHGPVAVGQFSMADKIRIAGQTVFTVIGTAFFPRISQYNATDAAAAQALMRKAMLAVFGSSVAMFIAIELFADLGIRMWLGEPFHAAIFLLRLEGVLLPVTSIAFVFGNLGLLALGRHRLVQNIYAAATLLHLVYVVPLVWYLGAEGTVISVILTEAFGAAAFAVCYRRETASSASILKIQERPSTTEIQA
- a CDS encoding oligosaccharide repeat unit polymerase codes for the protein MPNTPDHHEGYWWEDPARLLLYFILPLYMLIALDLLGEQKAIERVYFTSFHALAGALFLGVLTVAAYAERILVPPARAEPPEIPVRVLDAMFGLALAGYLVMMGGVIAQPAILLSFLNGGANTYDVLELKGRIAGISTLTQATVAYVPLYFYVFRTPVRGFNRYKAYMVVLGVLTLLRSFIFAERLALVEVLLPWALMAARFSNLPRHSVLLALGPFAAIVPMIGFFIANEYSRSWQTYYVNIYDNILDFALERLAMYYSTALNNGAGLLTIMGWGTGEPTFTFDWLIRFPVLGEFFRPLVGGGNGYGLFLNNFGDPEFNNPSGIFVHFYEWGWFALLLAALMGWMLARSYAGWRAGDGFWCCAHAVLLVSLMEMLRVPNLFSGRNFVPLALLWLVFQCFGQPARHRISHKVPPHHARRSAPLPGPP
- a CDS encoding glycosyltransferase family 4 protein, which produces MAPTAMNPPPLRTADEFGRVAVVHEWLTTYAGSERVLEQILKIWPDADLFSVVDFFPDAERAVLQGKHARTSFIQHLPRARQSFRAYLPLMPLAVEQFDLSGYDLVISSSHAVAKGVITGPGQLHVSYVHSPIRYAWDLQHQYLEESRLTRGLKSWLARAILHYMRIWDHRTAHGVDLFVANSAYVARRIRKVYGCDASVIYPPVDIERFSLGDRREDFFLTASRLVPYKKVGLIVEAFAAMPDKRLVVIGAGPDLARIRDMAPSNVQLLGYQSTDVLIDHMQRARAFVFAAEEDFGIVALEAQACGTPLIALGRGGSRETVIDSLDRNIRTGVFFPRQTVEDIVRAVCRFEESGPFNPAACRRNALQFSPERFRREFLAMVRSAMAQASTTPLAGIGHSADIQRDVAALPVPVIADTLESLPR
- a CDS encoding glycosyltransferase family 4 protein, whose amino-acid sequence is MATVSASATVSINGRFLGRRATGVDRFAYEVVRGIDQLVADHDPITAGLSFEILVPASVKVDPQQFPHLRIRTVHGGTGQYWEQVSLALAARGTLLLNLCNAAPLLFPNQVTVMHDAAPVRIPQAYTRAFRAWYRIMAPWVGRIARRVLTVSEFSRRELSQAYRIPDRKIGVLPMSGDHMQRLPQAPDVRRKFQLSGRPYVLAVSSASHHKNFRLVVEAIELLKTTEYEVVIVGATLPVFQSVQQVAPDFVKRVGYVDDDDLKALFRHAACFVFPSLYEGYGLPPVEAMTLGCPVLASNLPSVREACGNAALYFRPTSARELGELLTYVMRDSTLRDRLRAQGYAHVERNSWRTTAAKLLSEITPWLPRR